In Achromobacter xylosoxidans A8, a single window of DNA contains:
- a CDS encoding pyridoxal phosphate-dependent aminotransferase, with product MPRLAHRTNDFLTFQVMELFKQAQALQAAGKDIISLGIGEPDFTAPPQVVEALERAARAGLSGYSPSAGLTPLREAIAQFYHEQFGAKINPARVIVTAGASGALTLACAALVNQGGEVLMPDPSYPANSNFVLAVGGVPRLIPSTAAKRFQLSAQDVASHWTPATQGVLVASPSNPTGTSIDHGELAELLAQVRARDGFAIVDEIYLGLSYEGQPRSALTLDDDVIVINSFSKYFHMTGWRLGWMIVPEDMVAPVEKIAASLAICAPTLAQHAALACFSPGAMKTFEHRREAFKQRRDYLLPEFERLGIQVPVKPDGAFYIYADIANLGMDSAAFSQRLLLEAGVAAVPGLDFGPAHGGHTMRFSYATGLDRLEEAVARIGRLLQG from the coding sequence ATGCCCCGCCTTGCCCATCGCACCAATGATTTCCTGACCTTCCAGGTAATGGAACTATTCAAGCAGGCGCAAGCGCTGCAGGCGGCGGGCAAGGACATTATCAGCCTGGGCATCGGCGAACCGGACTTTACCGCGCCCCCCCAGGTCGTGGAAGCGCTGGAGCGCGCGGCGCGCGCCGGCCTCAGCGGCTACAGCCCCTCGGCCGGCCTGACGCCGCTGCGCGAGGCCATCGCCCAGTTCTACCACGAGCAGTTCGGCGCCAAGATCAATCCGGCCCGCGTCATCGTCACCGCGGGCGCCTCCGGCGCCCTGACGCTGGCCTGCGCAGCGCTGGTCAACCAGGGCGGCGAAGTGCTGATGCCGGATCCGTCCTACCCCGCCAACAGTAATTTCGTGCTGGCGGTGGGGGGCGTGCCGCGCCTGATCCCCAGCACGGCGGCCAAGCGCTTCCAGCTGTCGGCGCAGGACGTGGCCAGCCACTGGACGCCCGCCACCCAGGGGGTGCTGGTCGCCTCGCCCAGCAACCCCACCGGCACGTCCATCGACCACGGCGAACTGGCCGAACTGCTGGCGCAGGTCCGCGCCCGCGACGGCTTCGCCATCGTCGATGAAATCTATCTGGGCCTGTCCTACGAAGGCCAACCACGCTCGGCCCTGACCCTGGACGACGACGTCATCGTCATCAACAGCTTCTCGAAGTACTTCCACATGACGGGCTGGCGCCTGGGCTGGATGATCGTGCCCGAGGACATGGTGGCGCCGGTGGAGAAAATCGCCGCCAGCCTGGCGATCTGCGCGCCCACGCTGGCGCAGCACGCTGCGCTGGCCTGCTTCTCGCCGGGCGCCATGAAGACCTTCGAGCACCGCCGCGAAGCCTTCAAGCAGCGCCGCGACTACCTGCTGCCGGAATTCGAGCGCCTGGGCATCCAGGTGCCGGTCAAGCCGGACGGCGCTTTCTATATCTATGCCGACATCGCCAACCTGGGCATGGACAGCGCCGCGTTCTCGCAGCGCCTGCTGCTGGAAGCCGGCGTGGCCGCCGTGCCGGGCCTGGACTTCGGGCCGGCCCATGGCGGCCACACCATGCGCTTTTCCTATGCCACCGGCCTGGACCGGCTGGAGGAGGCGGTCGCCCGCATCGGCCGCCTGCTGCAAGGCTGA
- a CDS encoding lytic transglycosylase domain-containing protein → MPDASVASLFRSLAQGVHQYLAESLRICSVYLGIAVIVTVSMGFALPGLRDQALQVHKALLTALAPSSMQTGVESEAGSELGSDSASAIAMAVPTAPASNATGMLGPARVAPPAPKKPAVMTATGPQAEALRNYISRKYKVAYDATGPLLNVVYKVSREKQLDPLLVLAVIAIESRYNPLAESHVGAQGLMQVMTSVHQDKFDAVGKTALDPAANIGVGATILRDCINRRGSVDGGLACYVGSTGPDDNGYGAKVQAERRRLALASGIALARD, encoded by the coding sequence ATGCCCGATGCGTCAGTGGCCAGCCTGTTCCGAAGCCTGGCCCAAGGAGTGCACCAATATCTTGCCGAGTCCCTGCGCATCTGCTCCGTTTATCTGGGCATTGCGGTCATTGTGACGGTAAGCATGGGATTCGCCCTGCCTGGTTTGCGCGACCAGGCATTGCAAGTGCACAAAGCCTTGTTGACCGCCCTAGCGCCTTCATCCATGCAAACCGGCGTCGAATCCGAAGCCGGTTCCGAACTGGGTTCCGACAGTGCGTCGGCAATTGCCATGGCCGTTCCCACTGCCCCCGCCAGCAATGCCACCGGCATGCTGGGGCCAGCCCGTGTCGCCCCGCCGGCGCCCAAGAAGCCTGCCGTGATGACCGCCACCGGTCCTCAGGCGGAAGCCTTGCGCAACTATATTTCGCGCAAGTACAAGGTCGCCTATGACGCCACCGGCCCGCTCTTGAACGTCGTGTACAAGGTCAGCCGCGAAAAGCAGCTGGACCCGCTGCTGGTGCTGGCCGTGATCGCCATCGAGTCCCGCTATAACCCCCTGGCCGAAAGCCATGTGGGCGCCCAGGGGCTGATGCAGGTGATGACCAGCGTGCACCAGGACAAATTCGACGCGGTCGGCAAGACCGCGCTGGATCCCGCCGCCAATATCGGCGTGGGCGCCACCATCCTGCGCGACTGCATCAACCGCCGCGGTTCGGTGGATGGCGGCCTGGCCTGTTACGTGGGTTCCACGGGACCGGACGACAACGGCTATGGCGCCAAGGTGCAGGCGGAACGCCGGCGCCTGGCGCTGGCCTCCGGCATCGCGCTGGCGCGCGACTGA